One part of the Halobacteriovorax vibrionivorans genome encodes these proteins:
- a CDS encoding flagellin N-terminal helical domain-containing protein, translating to MGMRINTNVSSLSAQRALGQSNSTQQKSLEKLSSGTRIVRSADDAAGLAISEKLKSQVRSSKQAERNANDGISMIQIAEGGLNEVSNILVRLRELSVQSASDTVGDTERQFTDLEYQNLKQEIQRISEVTEFNGKKLLTGNGDKYDIQIGINNDDFQDRIQFDTNVLSSGLEALGVADLEVGSKEGAQAALANLDSAIENIAGQRAELGAKQNRLNSTINNLQISTENLSAANSRIRDTDYAAETAKKAKSDILVNAGTSVLAQSNSQGAAALKLIG from the coding sequence ATGGGTATGCGTATTAACACAAATGTATCGTCTCTATCAGCTCAAAGAGCGTTAGGTCAATCGAATTCAACTCAACAAAAATCTTTAGAAAAGCTTTCATCTGGTACAAGAATTGTACGTTCAGCAGACGATGCTGCAGGTTTAGCAATTTCTGAGAAATTAAAGAGTCAGGTTAGATCTAGTAAGCAAGCTGAGAGAAACGCAAATGACGGTATTTCAATGATTCAGATTGCAGAAGGTGGTCTGAATGAAGTATCAAACATCTTAGTAAGACTAAGAGAACTATCTGTTCAATCAGCGTCGGACACAGTAGGTGACACTGAGAGACAATTTACTGATCTTGAGTATCAAAACCTTAAGCAAGAGATCCAAAGAATTTCTGAAGTTACTGAATTTAACGGAAAGAAACTTCTAACTGGAAACGGTGATAAGTATGATATCCAAATCGGTATTAATAATGATGATTTTCAAGATAGAATTCAGTTCGATACAAACGTACTAAGTTCTGGTCTTGAAGCTCTAGGTGTAGCTGATTTAGAAGTTGGTTCAAAAGAAGGTGCTCAAGCAGCTTTAGCAAATCTTGACTCTGCAATTGAAAATATCGCAGGACAAAGAGCAGAGCTAGGTGCTAAGCAGAACAGACTTAACTCTACAATCAACAACCTACAAATTAGTACTGAGAACTTAAGTGCAGCAAACTCACGTATCAGAGATACTGATTATGCAGCAGAAACAGCTAAGAAAGCAAAGAGTGACATCCTTGTTAACGCTGGTACTTCAGTTCTTGCTCAGTCTAATTCTCAAGGTGCTGCAGCTCTAAAACTAATTGGTTAA
- a CDS encoding DUF523 domain-containing protein: MIIVSACLAGKKCRYDGEHKEIQDVTELVAQGKAIAVCPEELGGLPTPRPPAENVDGKLITIDGKDVTLNYEKGAQMALEIALENSCTQALLKSKSPMCGLGKIYDGSFKGQLTDGDGEFTKLLKENGVQVKSCN, translated from the coding sequence ATGATTATTGTTAGTGCGTGCTTGGCCGGCAAGAAATGTCGTTACGATGGAGAGCACAAGGAAATTCAAGATGTTACAGAACTCGTTGCTCAGGGCAAGGCCATTGCGGTATGTCCAGAAGAGCTAGGAGGACTACCTACGCCTAGGCCACCTGCTGAGAATGTAGACGGTAAACTCATCACAATTGATGGAAAAGATGTCACCTTAAATTATGAGAAGGGAGCACAAATGGCACTAGAGATCGCACTTGAAAACTCATGCACGCAGGCCTTATTAAAGTCGAAATCTCCAATGTGTGGCCTTGGAAAAATCTATGACGGATCATTTAAGGGTCAATTAACAGATGGTGACGGTGAATTCACAAAGCTCTTAAAAGAAAATGGCGTTCAAGTTAAGTCCTGTAACTAA